A DNA window from Borrelia sp. HM contains the following coding sequences:
- a CDS encoding deoxynucleoside kinase produces MVIVIEGLIGVGKTTLGHFLSSEFNIPFYTELNNEFTLKMLDKFYKDKSRWAFSIQINFLNERFKLIKDICRTKGGILDRSIYGDRVFASLLNENGYISDDEYMIYLDLLSNMLEHSQKPVLMIYLDCSVDEAERRIKNRNRNFETDISRDYLQDLNEKYLSWYDNYDLSPKLRFNYDNINIFDDIHKSKIIAFIKDKLII; encoded by the coding sequence TTGGTAATTGTAATTGAAGGTTTAATTGGAGTAGGAAAAACTACGCTTGGTCATTTTTTGTCTAGTGAATTTAATATTCCTTTTTACACTGAATTGAATAATGAATTCACATTAAAAATGTTAGATAAATTTTATAAGGATAAGTCCAGGTGGGCTTTTTCAATCCAGATTAATTTCTTAAATGAGAGATTTAAGCTTATAAAGGATATATGTAGAACTAAAGGAGGAATACTTGATAGGTCTATTTATGGTGATCGTGTGTTTGCTTCTCTTTTAAATGAGAATGGATATATTTCTGATGATGAATATATGATATACCTTGATTTGCTTAGTAATATGCTGGAGCATTCTCAAAAACCTGTATTGATGATTTATCTTGATTGTAGTGTGGATGAAGCTGAGCGTCGTATTAAAAATAGAAATAGAAATTTTGAGACAGATATTTCTAGAGATTATCTTCAAGACCTTAATGAAAAATATTTAAGTTGGTATGATAATTATGATTTGTCTCCAAAATTGAGATTTAATTACGATAATATTAATATTTTTGATGATATACATAAAAGCAAAATTATTGCTTTTATTAAAGATAAACTTATAATATAA